A single window of Anomaloglossus baeobatrachus isolate aAnoBae1 chromosome 9, aAnoBae1.hap1, whole genome shotgun sequence DNA harbors:
- the TNFSF15 gene encoding tumor necrosis factor ligand superfamily member 15, with amino-acid sequence MQREEEMLQDERNHITTGSSFLRVQDRSIRRLKCAVAFCFLLLFALVLFTVFLIRGGFPDKTDKGQMDKQQGTKPDTDEKPKAHLTGRMQTGQTDGSAQVLQWEAALGLAFLKNGMIYFNNSIIIPKEGFYFVYSQLSFRPSSSICVDDKTISQSIMRSNANYPVPETILSGISFCTKDSKKYQPIYLGGLLQLRKGDHLKVHLRPGAPIDTSVDHKTFFGAFLV; translated from the exons ATGCAAAGAGAAGAGGAAATGCTTCAAGACGAGAGGAATCATATTACTACTGGGTCAAGCTTTCTACGTGTTCAGGATAGGAGTATTAGGAGACTGAAATGTGCCGTCGCTTTCTGTTTCCTTCTCCTCTTCGCCTTGGTATTGTTCACAGTTTTCCTAATACGAGGTGGTTTTCCTGACAAGACAGACAAG GGACAAATGGATAAACAACAAG GGACCAAACCGGACACCGATGAAAAACCCAAGGCTCACCTAACAG GCAGAATGCAAACTGGACAAACTGACGGAAGTGCTCAAGTCCTGCAATGGGAAGCTGCCCTTGGTCTGGCGTTTCTCAAAAATGGAATGATATATTTCAACAACTCCATCATCATTCCAAAAGAAGGATTTTATTTTGTGTACTCTCAATTGTCTTTCCGCCCTTCAAGTAGTATTTGTGTTGATGACAAGACTATATCACAGAGCATCATGCGGTCCAATGCCAACTATCCAGTCCCGGAAACTATTCTCAGTGGAATTTCATTTTGTACAAAGGACAGTAAAAAATACCAACCCATTTACCTGGGTGGTCTTCTTCAGCTGCGCAAGGGTGATCACCTAAAAGTACATTTACGTCCTGGCGCTCCAATTGACACCTCTGTTGACCACAAAACCTTCTTTGGTGCATTCCTGGTGTAA